A region from the Rufibacter sp. DG15C genome encodes:
- a CDS encoding HD domain-containing protein, protein MLREEALQILQEYTKGESLLRHARTVELVMRAYAQKLNQDEERWGNTGLLHDADYEAFPDRHPHVIVELLREKGEEEMAHAISAHYSHWGISYDTLLDKALLACDEVTGFVVACAQVRPQRLDGLEAKSVLKKLKQASFAASVDRGEVRLGAEMLGVDLTEHITFIIGTLQAHAEELQLTPLPQSAS, encoded by the coding sequence ATGTTAAGAGAAGAAGCCCTCCAGATATTACAGGAATACACCAAAGGCGAAAGCCTGTTGCGCCATGCCCGCACCGTGGAACTGGTCATGCGCGCCTATGCCCAGAAATTAAATCAGGACGAAGAGCGATGGGGCAATACTGGCCTCTTGCATGACGCGGATTATGAAGCTTTCCCAGACCGTCACCCCCACGTGATTGTGGAGCTGCTCAGAGAAAAGGGCGAAGAAGAGATGGCCCATGCCATCTCGGCGCACTACAGCCATTGGGGCATTAGCTATGATACCCTTCTGGACAAAGCGCTTTTAGCTTGTGACGAGGTAACCGGCTTTGTGGTGGCCTGTGCGCAGGTAAGACCCCAGCGGCTGGACGGCTTGGAAGCCAAATCTGTTCTTAAAAAATTGAAGCAAGCCAGCTTTGCGGCCTCCGTAGACCGCGGCGAAGTACGTTTGGGTGCTGAGATGCTGGGCGTTGATTTAACCGAGCATATCACCTTCATCATTGGCACCTTGCAGGCTCACGCCGAGGAACTTCAACTCACGCCCTTGCCCCAAAGCGCCTCTTAA
- a CDS encoding type IX secretion system membrane protein PorP/SprF: MKKLAHLFFFLFLAAPAFAQQKPQYSQYLFNNYLLNPALSGIESYTDIRMGTRRQWVGLEGAPVTYYISGHTSLGASDRKSAVSAPKGFIPRMAAANNRTTKYHKSRPHHGFGALAQTDKTGPLNTSNLTGTYAYHHPLTRRVNMSVGIAGGVQQTRLDGNALRLNHSNDPTIQPGQMARTKFDLGLGTWIYSDFFYVGASAAQLVSKSTANAEGMYVAQQDLQPHFFLTGGYRLKIRYDLSLEPSIMVKMAQPSPIAVDVNFKTTYMNRVWAGVSYRHNDAVAAMAGMNINYLMDIGYSYDLTTSELSKATAGSHELIVGIKLQNKSRLICPQWLW; this comes from the coding sequence ATGAAAAAGCTTGCACACTTGTTCTTCTTTCTGTTTTTGGCAGCACCCGCCTTTGCCCAGCAGAAACCGCAGTACAGCCAGTACCTGTTCAATAACTATCTGCTCAATCCTGCCCTATCAGGGATTGAGAGTTACACAGACATAAGAATGGGGACGCGCCGTCAGTGGGTAGGCCTTGAGGGCGCACCGGTAACGTATTACATTAGTGGGCACACCTCCCTTGGAGCCAGCGACCGTAAATCTGCGGTTTCTGCGCCCAAAGGGTTTATTCCCAGAATGGCCGCTGCCAACAACCGCACCACCAAGTACCATAAATCCAGACCGCACCACGGGTTTGGCGCCTTGGCCCAGACGGATAAAACGGGCCCGTTGAACACCAGCAACCTCACGGGCACGTATGCCTACCACCATCCCCTGACCAGGAGGGTGAACATGTCGGTGGGCATTGCGGGCGGGGTACAACAGACCAGACTAGACGGAAACGCCCTCAGGTTAAACCACAGCAATGACCCTACCATCCAGCCTGGCCAAATGGCCAGAACCAAATTTGACCTGGGTTTAGGCACCTGGATCTATTCAGATTTCTTTTATGTGGGAGCGTCAGCGGCCCAGCTGGTATCTAAGAGCACCGCCAACGCAGAAGGCATGTACGTTGCCCAACAAGATTTACAACCGCACTTCTTCCTGACTGGCGGCTATCGGTTAAAGATACGATATGACCTGTCCTTGGAGCCATCCATCATGGTGAAGATGGCCCAGCCCAGCCCCATTGCGGTAGATGTTAATTTTAAGACAACCTACATGAACCGAGTTTGGGCCGGAGTGTCTTACAGGCACAATGATGCGGTGGCTGCCATGGCCGGCATGAACATCAATTACCTGATGGACATTGGCTACTCCTATGACCTCACCACCTCAGAATTGAGTAAGGCCACAGCCGGAAGCCACGAATTGATCGTCGGAATTAAGCTTCAGAATAAGAGCCGGTTAATTTGTCCCCAATGGCTATGGTAA